In Vibrio celticus, one genomic interval encodes:
- a CDS encoding chemotaxis protein CheA, with protein MSYDLDEDILQDFLVEAGEILELLSEQLVELENNPDDKDLLNAIFRGFHTVKGGAGFLALTELVDTCHGAENVFDILRNGQRSVTSGLMDTMLQALDTVNVQFRAVQDQEPLVPADQSLLDELHRLCKPESADEVAPVEAPAPIIPESVVAAPEPVIAPEPTAESSNINASSVDDISEDEFERLLDELHGKGGSPTAPSVPTPPPAPAAPQSVADSGDITDDEFEKLLDELHGAGKSPTAASSTPPPPPAAPVSAMSEGDDLMTDEEFEKLLDQLHGSGNGPSIEELDAATKPAEVKAVAPQAAPKPAAPVAVKAEPKPSAPAKAEVKVPAKKQQAEATVRVDTSTLDTIMNMVGELVLVRNRLVSLGLNSNDEEMSKAVSNLDVVTADLQGAVMKTRMQPIKKVFGRFPRVVRDLARSLKKDIVLEMRGEETDLDKNLVEALADPLIHLVRNSVDHGIEMPDDRVAAGKSRTGKVILSASQEGDHIELAIVDDGGGMDPDKLRAIAVKRGLMDEDAASRLSNKECFNLIFAPGFSSKEQISDISGRGVGMDVVKTAINTLNGSIDIDSEMGQGTKITIKVPLTLAILSTLMVGVAGHPFALPLASVNEIFHLDLSRTNVVDGQLTIIVRDKSIPLFYLQNWLAPKAGIVELRKGHGHVVIVQLGSQRVGFVVDTLIGQEEVVIKPLDKLLQGTPGMAGATITSDGHIALILDVPDLLKQYAAASRI; from the coding sequence ATGAGCTACGATTTAGACGAAGATATTCTTCAGGACTTTTTAGTCGAAGCAGGAGAGATCCTTGAACTCCTATCAGAACAACTGGTAGAGCTTGAGAATAACCCTGACGACAAAGACCTATTAAATGCTATTTTCCGTGGTTTCCATACAGTAAAAGGTGGTGCTGGTTTCCTAGCATTAACTGAGCTGGTGGATACTTGTCATGGTGCTGAGAATGTGTTCGACATTCTGCGAAACGGCCAACGCAGCGTAACATCAGGTTTGATGGATACCATGCTGCAGGCGCTAGATACAGTCAATGTACAGTTTCGCGCCGTGCAAGATCAGGAACCTTTAGTGCCAGCCGACCAATCTTTATTGGATGAACTTCACCGTCTCTGTAAACCAGAGTCTGCGGATGAAGTGGCACCAGTAGAAGCGCCTGCACCTATTATCCCTGAATCTGTTGTTGCAGCGCCTGAGCCTGTTATTGCTCCGGAACCTACTGCTGAAAGCTCAAACATCAATGCATCTTCAGTCGATGATATCTCTGAAGATGAGTTTGAACGCTTGCTTGATGAGCTTCACGGTAAAGGTGGTTCACCAACAGCGCCTTCTGTACCTACACCGCCGCCAGCACCCGCTGCACCTCAGTCTGTTGCTGACAGTGGTGATATTACTGATGACGAATTTGAAAAGTTATTAGATGAATTGCACGGTGCGGGTAAGAGCCCGACAGCGGCAAGTTCAACGCCTCCTCCACCGCCAGCAGCACCTGTTTCGGCGATGTCTGAAGGCGATGATCTGATGACTGACGAAGAGTTCGAGAAGTTACTTGACCAACTACATGGCTCAGGTAATGGACCTTCGATTGAAGAATTGGATGCCGCGACTAAGCCAGCAGAAGTTAAGGCAGTAGCACCTCAAGCTGCGCCTAAACCTGCCGCGCCAGTTGCCGTTAAAGCTGAGCCAAAACCGAGCGCTCCAGCAAAAGCTGAAGTTAAAGTGCCGGCTAAGAAGCAGCAAGCTGAAGCGACAGTTCGCGTTGATACATCAACACTGGACACCATCATGAACATGGTGGGTGAACTGGTATTGGTGCGTAACCGACTAGTCAGCCTAGGCCTCAACAGCAACGACGAAGAAATGTCGAAAGCTGTCTCTAACTTAGATGTTGTTACTGCAGACCTACAAGGTGCGGTAATGAAGACTCGTATGCAGCCGATCAAGAAAGTATTTGGTCGCTTCCCACGAGTTGTCCGTGACCTTGCTCGTAGCTTGAAGAAAGACATCGTTCTTGAAATGCGTGGCGAAGAAACGGATCTTGATAAAAACTTAGTAGAAGCACTTGCTGATCCCCTGATTCACTTGGTGAGAAACTCTGTCGACCATGGTATTGAAATGCCGGACGACCGTGTTGCAGCAGGTAAATCTAGAACGGGTAAAGTGATTCTGTCTGCCTCTCAAGAAGGTGACCACATTGAGCTAGCTATCGTTGATGACGGTGGCGGTATGGACCCTGATAAGCTTCGTGCTATCGCGGTTAAACGTGGCCTGATGGATGAAGATGCAGCGTCTCGTTTATCAAATAAAGAGTGCTTCAACCTGATTTTTGCTCCTGGCTTCTCAAGCAAAGAGCAGATCTCGGATATCTCTGGTCGTGGTGTAGGTATGGACGTTGTGAAAACAGCGATCAACACACTGAACGGCTCTATTGATATTGATTCAGAAATGGGACAGGGCACCAAGATCACCATCAAGGTTCCACTAACCCTAGCGATTCTATCAACCTTAATGGTCGGTGTTGCGGGTCACCCATTTGCGTTGCCATTGGCATCGGTTAACGAGATCTTCCACCTAGATTTAAGCCGCACAAACGTGGTTGATGGTCAGCTGACGATCATCGTTCGCGATAAGTCTATTCCGTTGTTCTACTTGCAAAACTGGCTTGCTCCTAAAGCGGGTATTGTTGAACTGCGTAAAGGGCATGGCCATGTTGTTATCGTACAACTTGGTAGCCAACGTGTTGGTTTTGTTGTCGATACGCTTATCGGTCAAGAAGAAGTC
- the cheY gene encoding chemotaxis response regulator CheY — protein sequence MKILIVDDFSTMRRIVKNLLRDLGFNNTQEADDGLTALPMLKKGEFDFVVTDWNMPGMQGIDLLKHIRADAELKHLPVLMITAEAKREQIIEAAQAGVNGYIVKPFTAATLKEKLDKIFDRL from the coding sequence ATGAAAATTCTCATTGTTGATGATTTTTCAACGATGCGCCGAATTGTTAAAAACCTACTTCGCGATTTAGGTTTCAACAACACTCAAGAAGCAGATGATGGCTTGACCGCGTTACCTATGCTGAAAAAAGGCGAATTTGATTTCGTGGTAACTGACTGGAACATGCCAGGCATGCAAGGGATTGACCTGCTTAAACACATTCGCGCAGACGCAGAACTTAAGCACCTTCCAGTGCTTATGATCACAGCTGAAGCGAAGCGTGAGCAGATCATCGAAGCTGCGCAAGCGGGTGTTAATGGTTACATTGTGAAGCCTTTCACTGCTGCAACGCTGAAAGAGAAACTTGATAAGATTTTTGATCGCTTATAA
- a CDS encoding protein phosphatase CheZ encodes MISLEQAKKLVELLENDEQQHADSLVRSIYEDNFSLQDNPMLQEIGSLTRDLHDSLTQFNFDERISVIANDEIPDARDRLQYVIDKTEVAANKTMDAVDRCIPIADNLHECLLQVRPQWNELMHGRIELAQFKALCHRIDGLLVQVEGDSTELRGQLTEILMAQDFQDLTGQIISKVITLVNEVEGRLVEILTVFGANQKEPTPESEKKASIAPEGPIMNPEEREDAVASQDEVDDLLSSLGF; translated from the coding sequence ATGATTTCATTAGAACAAGCAAAAAAATTAGTAGAGCTGCTTGAGAACGATGAGCAGCAACATGCTGATTCTCTTGTGAGAAGCATTTATGAAGATAACTTTAGTCTTCAAGACAATCCAATGCTTCAAGAAATAGGAAGTCTGACACGCGACCTCCACGACTCTTTGACTCAATTCAATTTCGATGAACGCATCAGCGTTATCGCAAATGACGAAATCCCTGATGCAAGGGATCGCCTTCAGTATGTCATTGATAAAACGGAAGTTGCGGCAAATAAGACGATGGACGCTGTCGATCGCTGTATACCAATCGCAGACAACCTACACGAGTGTTTACTTCAAGTAAGGCCTCAATGGAATGAACTGATGCATGGCCGCATTGAGCTGGCACAATTTAAAGCTTTATGTCACCGCATTGATGGATTGCTTGTCCAAGTAGAAGGCGATAGTACTGAACTACGCGGACAATTGACTGAAATCTTGATGGCTCAGGATTTCCAAGATTTAACTGGGCAGATAATCAGCAAAGTTATTACCTTGGTGAATGAGGTGGAAGGACGTTTGGTCGAGATTCTCACGGTATTCGGTGCGAATCAAAAAGAGCCAACTCCAGAGTCAGAGAAGAAAGCATCGATTGCGCCTGAAGGTCCAATTATGAACCCAGAAGAGCGCGAAGACGCTGTCGCATCTCAAGATGAAGTCGACGATTTGTTATCCAGTCTTGGATTTTAA